In Streptomyces sp. NBC_00704, a genomic segment contains:
- a CDS encoding sensor histidine kinase yields the protein MRRSKKSPEPAARGNFTPPPRGAATAPVAGSEPAAAPAKSGGRLSPRNWRVPTRLNAILLIPVVVGLVMGGFQVKSSIDTWQEAEDAENTARLVRAALSYGDALYKERDVSAAPLLAGKKDDATVADSRKATDAAADAFDAAAQNMPSKPGLERRLKLFRVTETKLPALRAASYTSKLAGVQTEEGYTQVAHPLMEFSNELGLGTGNITSYGRTVYAISLTKAALSLERSIGMHLLIKPGPQDTDFAKQKVSLSSYAYLEGIAVEEYIGGGTEADAKRLEDASAKIKGDGAALAAEQKQKDPDYVPPPSDPTTMVGAISTMETTSGAERAGLAQKGISKENWWAVTTLKYDAYRQIESDMADKAVTEASDIAADAKTSAIITGAAVVVALLLAFILAGAVARQMSRAMRQLRNAAFGIAEQRLPMLVDQLSRTDPGRVDTRVQAIPITTTDEIGEVARAFDQVHREAVRLAAEQALLRGNINAIFTNLSRRNQSLIEGQLTLITDLENNEADPDQLENLFRLDHLATRMRRNGENLLVLAGEEPGRRWDQPVPLVDVLRAASSEVEQYERVELSGVPEAEIHGRAVTDLVHLLAELLENATTFSSPQTKVRVTATRLPDGRVMIEIHDKGIGLTAEDFADINHKLANPPTVDAAISQRMGLFVVGRLSDRHGIRVQLRPSGEQAGTTSLVMLPDAITHGGGGEQQQSRDDFTVSQIIPEQQQQNFGGEDFNTGLPMRTAAELGFDDSRYEVPDDIRELDPVGRSLLREERRAALETPGDQQDQPGQQSQQGQQGNQVQPGNQVQPGGQGQQAGQFGQQPAEAGSYAEGFDAPRQQEYGAGQNGYDPAQNAAQNGYDPNATGYADRPGTFDRQTAYEEQQRPAYDDQYFGQNGGLPQNDAFTSNGGYPDPAYAEPVQPVQEERTPAPADGSEGFPPYEEQQSYQDDWPQQNGHTNGYQNGYPDQYAPEAESVQAADAGEQNRVGFDRPGPGPSAPHALTEAGLPRRGSTASGANGTRPARQEAPATSSENGGGSDVWRSANDERWHQASALKKPKAGGVTSSGLPRRVPKANLIEGAAENTPQGGPQVSRAPEDVRGRLSNLRRGVQRGRNAGSSETNGQGFGSDSTYDQER from the coding sequence GTGAGGCGAAGCAAGAAAAGTCCCGAGCCGGCGGCGCGGGGCAACTTCACCCCGCCGCCGCGCGGAGCGGCGACCGCCCCCGTGGCCGGCTCGGAGCCGGCGGCCGCGCCCGCGAAGAGCGGCGGCCGCCTCTCCCCGCGCAACTGGCGGGTGCCGACCCGGCTGAACGCGATCCTGCTCATACCCGTGGTGGTCGGCCTGGTCATGGGCGGCTTCCAGGTGAAGAGCTCGATCGACACCTGGCAGGAGGCCGAGGACGCGGAGAACACCGCGCGTCTGGTGCGGGCCGCGCTGAGCTACGGCGACGCCCTCTACAAGGAGCGCGACGTCTCCGCGGCCCCCCTGCTGGCCGGCAAGAAGGACGACGCCACGGTCGCGGACTCCCGCAAGGCCACCGACGCCGCCGCCGACGCCTTCGACGCGGCCGCGCAGAACATGCCGTCCAAGCCCGGCCTGGAACGCAGGCTGAAGCTGTTCCGCGTCACCGAGACCAAGCTGCCCGCGCTGCGCGCGGCCTCCTACACCTCCAAGCTCGCCGGCGTGCAGACCGAAGAGGGCTACACCCAGGTCGCGCACCCGCTGATGGAGTTCTCCAACGAGCTGGGTCTGGGCACCGGAAACATCACCTCGTACGGCCGTACCGTCTACGCCATCTCGCTGACCAAGGCCGCGCTCTCCCTGGAGCGCTCGATCGGCATGCACCTGCTGATCAAGCCGGGCCCGCAGGACACGGACTTCGCCAAGCAGAAGGTCTCCCTCTCCTCCTACGCCTACCTCGAGGGCATCGCCGTCGAGGAGTACATCGGCGGCGGCACCGAGGCGGACGCGAAGCGGCTGGAGGACGCCAGCGCGAAGATCAAGGGCGACGGCGCCGCGCTGGCCGCCGAGCAGAAGCAGAAGGACCCGGACTACGTTCCGCCGCCGTCCGACCCGACCACGATGGTCGGCGCGATCTCCACGATGGAGACCACCTCGGGCGCCGAGCGCGCCGGTCTCGCCCAGAAGGGCATCAGCAAGGAGAACTGGTGGGCGGTCACCACGCTGAAGTACGACGCCTACCGGCAGATCGAGTCGGACATGGCCGACAAGGCCGTGACCGAGGCCTCGGACATCGCCGCTGACGCCAAGACGTCCGCGATCATCACCGGCGCCGCCGTCGTCGTCGCCCTGCTTCTGGCGTTCATCCTCGCCGGCGCCGTGGCACGCCAGATGAGCCGCGCGATGCGCCAGCTGCGCAACGCGGCCTTCGGCATCGCCGAACAGCGGCTGCCGATGCTGGTCGACCAGCTCTCGCGCACCGACCCCGGACGCGTGGACACCCGTGTCCAGGCCATCCCGATCACCACCACGGACGAGATCGGCGAAGTCGCCCGCGCCTTCGACCAGGTCCACCGCGAGGCGGTCCGGCTCGCCGCCGAGCAGGCCCTGCTGCGGGGCAACATCAACGCGATCTTCACCAACCTCTCGCGCCGCAACCAGTCGCTGATCGAGGGCCAGCTGACCCTGATCACCGACCTGGAGAACAACGAGGCCGACCCGGACCAGCTGGAGAACCTCTTCCGCCTGGACCACCTCGCGACCCGTATGCGCCGCAACGGCGAGAACCTCCTGGTCCTGGCCGGCGAGGAGCCGGGCCGCCGCTGGGACCAGCCGGTCCCGCTGGTCGACGTGCTGCGCGCCGCCTCCTCCGAGGTGGAGCAGTACGAGCGCGTCGAGCTGTCGGGCGTCCCGGAGGCCGAGATCCACGGCCGCGCCGTGACCGACCTCGTGCACCTGCTCGCCGAGCTGCTGGAGAACGCCACCACGTTCTCCTCGCCGCAGACCAAGGTCCGGGTGACCGCCACCCGTCTCCCCGACGGCCGGGTCATGATCGAGATCCACGACAAGGGCATCGGCCTCACCGCCGAGGACTTCGCGGACATCAACCACAAGCTGGCCAACCCGCCGACCGTGGACGCCGCGATCTCGCAGCGCATGGGCCTGTTCGTGGTCGGCCGGCTGTCCGACCGGCACGGCATCCGCGTCCAGCTGCGCCCCTCGGGCGAGCAGGCCGGCACCACCTCGCTGGTCATGCTGCCGGACGCCATCACCCACGGTGGCGGCGGCGAACAGCAGCAGTCGCGCGACGACTTCACGGTCTCGCAGATCATCCCCGAGCAGCAGCAGCAGAACTTCGGCGGCGAGGACTTCAACACCGGTCTGCCGATGCGCACGGCCGCCGAGCTGGGCTTCGACGACAGCCGCTACGAGGTCCCGGACGACATCCGCGAACTGGACCCGGTGGGCCGCTCCCTGCTGCGCGAGGAACGACGCGCCGCACTGGAGACCCCCGGCGACCAGCAGGACCAGCCGGGACAGCAGAGCCAGCAGGGACAGCAGGGGAACCAGGTACAGCCGGGGAACCAGGTACAGCCGGGCGGGCAGGGGCAGCAGGCCGGTCAGTTCGGGCAGCAGCCCGCCGAGGCCGGCTCGTACGCCGAGGGCTTCGACGCCCCCCGCCAGCAGGAGTACGGCGCGGGACAGAACGGCTACGACCCCGCGCAGAACGCCGCCCAGAACGGCTACGACCCCAACGCCACCGGCTACGCCGACCGGCCCGGGACGTTCGACCGGCAGACGGCGTACGAGGAGCAGCAGCGCCCGGCGTACGACGACCAGTACTTCGGTCAGAACGGCGGCCTGCCGCAGAACGACGCCTTCACCTCGAACGGCGGCTATCCGGACCCCGCGTACGCGGAGCCCGTCCAGCCCGTCCAGGAGGAGCGGACGCCTGCCCCGGCCGACGGCTCCGAGGGCTTCCCGCCCTACGAGGAGCAGCAGTCCTACCAGGACGACTGGCCTCAGCAGAACGGCCACACGAACGGTTACCAGAACGGTTACCCGGACCAGTACGCTCCGGAAGCGGAATCCGTGCAGGCCGCTGACGCGGGCGAACAGAACCGCGTAGGCTTCGACCGTCCGGGACCGGGCCCCTCCGCCCCCCACGCGCTGACCGAAGCCGGTCTGCCTCGCCGCGGATCCACCGCAAGCGGTGCGAACGGCACGCGGCCCGCGAGGCAGGAAGCGCCGGCCACCTCCTCCGAGAACGGCGGCGGCAGCGACGTCTGGCGATCGGCGAACGACGAGCGCTGGCATCAGGCCTCCGCTCTGAAGAAGCCCAAGGCGGGCGGGGTCACCTCCTCCGGCCTGCCGCGGCGGGTGCCCAAGGCCAATCTGATCGAGGGCGCCGCCGAGAACACACCTCAGGGCGGCCCACAGGTCTCCCGCGCCCCGGAGGACGTCCGAGGCAGGCTGAGCAACCTGCGTCGGGGCGTCCAGCGCGGACGCAACGCAGGCAGCAGTGAAACGAACGGTCAGGGCTTCGGTTCTGACAGCACCTACGACCAGGAGCGTTAG
- a CDS encoding GTP-binding protein — MDFASSDGGRATTSAKIVVAGGFGVGKTTFVGAVSEINPLRTEAVMTSASAGIDDLTHTGDKTTTTVAMDFGRITLDQDLILYLFGTPGQDRFWFMWDDLVRGAIGAVVLVDTRRLADCFPAVDYFENSGLPFVVALNGFDGQQPYQPEEVREALQIGPDTPIITTDARHRSDAKSALITLVEHALMARLR; from the coding sequence GTGGACTTCGCAAGCTCTGACGGAGGGCGGGCCACCACCTCCGCGAAGATCGTGGTGGCGGGCGGCTTCGGCGTGGGCAAGACCACGTTCGTGGGCGCCGTCTCCGAGATCAACCCGCTGCGCACGGAGGCCGTCATGACGTCCGCGAGCGCGGGCATCGACGACCTCACCCACACCGGGGACAAGACCACCACCACGGTGGCCATGGACTTCGGCCGCATCACGCTCGACCAGGACCTGATCCTCTACCTGTTCGGGACGCCGGGTCAGGACCGCTTCTGGTTCATGTGGGACGACCTGGTGCGCGGCGCGATCGGCGCCGTGGTGCTGGTGGACACGCGGCGGCTGGCCGACTGCTTCCCGGCGGTCGACTACTTCGAGAACAGCGGCCTGCCGTTCGTCGTCGCCCTCAACGGCTTCGACGGCCAGCAGCCCTACCAGCCCGAAGAGGTGCGCGAGGCGCTGCAGATCGGTCCGGACACCCCGATCATCACGACGGACGCCCGGCACCGCTCGGACGCCAAGAGCGCGCTGATCACGCTGGTCGAGCACGCGCTCATGGCACGACTGCGGTAA
- a CDS encoding DUF742 domain-containing protein, with translation MTPPTAHHDPYAEPYGDEGDQPLVRPYAMTGGRTRPRYQLAIEALISTTADPAALMGLLPEHQRICHLCREVKSVAEVSALLAMPLGVARILVADLAEAGLVAIHQPGGDENNGGAPDVTLLERVLSGLRKL, from the coding sequence ATGACCCCGCCCACCGCCCATCATGACCCGTACGCGGAGCCGTACGGGGATGAGGGCGACCAGCCGCTGGTGCGTCCGTACGCGATGACCGGTGGCCGGACCCGGCCGCGTTATCAGCTCGCCATCGAGGCGCTGATCAGCACCACGGCCGACCCGGCAGCGCTCATGGGGCTGCTTCCCGAGCACCAGCGCATCTGCCACCTGTGCCGTGAGGTGAAGTCGGTCGCCGAGGTGTCGGCGCTGCTGGCCATGCCACTGGGGGTGGCTCGGATCCTCGTCGCGGACCTCGCCGAGGCCGGTCTGGTGGCCATCCACCAGCCGGGCGGCGACGAGAACAACGGCGGCGCACCTGACGTGACGCTGCTCGAAAGGGTGCTCAGTGGACTTCGCAAGCTCTGA
- a CDS encoding roadblock/LC7 domain-containing protein, whose protein sequence is MSQAAQNLNWLITNFVDNTPGVSHTVVVSADGLLLAMSEGFPRDRADQLAAVASGLTSLTAGASRIFEGGSVAQTVVEMERGFLFLMSVSDGSSLAVLAHPECDIGLVGYEMALLVDRAGAVLTPDLRAELQGSLLH, encoded by the coding sequence ATGAGCCAGGCAGCACAGAACCTGAACTGGTTGATCACCAACTTCGTGGACAACACCCCAGGGGTGTCCCACACCGTCGTGGTCTCCGCCGACGGGCTCCTGCTCGCGATGTCCGAGGGCTTCCCGCGCGACCGTGCCGACCAGCTGGCGGCCGTCGCGTCGGGACTCACCTCGCTGACCGCCGGCGCGTCCCGGATCTTCGAGGGCGGCAGCGTGGCGCAGACCGTCGTCGAGATGGAACGAGGGTTCCTCTTCCTCATGTCCGTCTCGGACGGCTCGTCGCTCGCCGTGCTCGCGCACCCGGAGTGCGACATCGGCCTCGTCGGCTACGAGATGGCGCTCCTCGTCGATCGTGCGGGAGCGGTGCTCACGCCGGATCTGCGCGCCGAGCTCCAGGGCAGTCTGCTCCACTGA
- a CDS encoding nitrate- and nitrite sensing domain-containing protein — protein sequence MQGRFKRDGSASAEPEPHGGTGPMAVGSSPQHAQNPGHAPSGDGGERSGRPGASASSSSPTPTPTVKPPAGPPGPGSRVALRNWRISTRLVALLTLPVVAATSLGALRINQSMDDIQQLDNMKLLTDMTKQATTLADRLQDERDNSAGPLSHGGKANDFGVTGYRDKTDKALTAFQDASEEIDAATADGNLEGVRDSLVGLLSDLGSLNKIRNTAYAERGNSTQTVEAYHRLITGLLDLSQDMAQATSNPEMIQRTRALAAFSASQEYASVQRAVLAAALPVGNSVTGKMSENDRQYGNAAVDNEDREESTFRSIYGNDAADELLQPIDKGNPVIEEADTYARRALNSSTGLQSLDKRSYRDWIDDSSTKIKQMNNIEHTLLEDMEQKARELRSESEREAIISGALILLVLGVSLVGAFVVARSMIRSLRRLQETATKVAQDRLPELVKQLSESDPQDVDTSVESVGVHSRDEIGQVAAAFDDVHREAVRLAAEQALLRGNVNAMFTNLSRRSQGLIQRQLSLISELESREADPDQLSSLFKLDHLATRMRRNGENLLVLAGEEPGRRWTRPVPLVDVLRAAASEVEQYERIELSSVPTTEVAGRVVNDLVHLLAELLENATSFSSPQTKVKVTGHALPDGRVLIEIHDTGIGLSPEDLAAINERLASPPTVDVSVSRRMGLFVVGRLSQRHGIRIQLRPSDSGGTTALVMLPVDVAQGGKKPQPKPGQGGSAGGPAAAQAAAGVAAARRQNGSQGGALGAGAPNGGGALGAGSGGGGRLAGGQGPRAALPGRDSGGRPGGQPPRGPQQPPLSPQQGRPAPAGAGFGGQAPGAPQGMQAAGTGTQGTDMFGGGRPPQQRGAKNEQGGRGRQPQLPPRGGPRAELPGGNPQPRVTSWGDENAQPPVPRTPLDAPRGHEEPDVAQTSRMPRIDDRQGPGATAEIPAVPRMDERQGPAGPADFGRPVANGLQSTGQFPAVSAPQGGYDGRQDTGQFQRPGLNGVNGASGANGQQDGGRFERPGTSGRPDDNGFTRSDVFGAPGGQNAPANPGQYAPQAYDNGSTGQYAAPGYDGSGTGQHALPDRQDPSAAGRFAAPQQDGYGTPDRPEALPPAGPGDGRTPLYDTLETNWFHGQQAGGTAPEPQQSQPQQPAPAAPQRPAATASWRTSPNDELVRQAERVRQPAAGGVTTSGLPRRVPRANLVPGTAQQQQHQSGPQVSRAPDDVRGRLTNLRRGIAQGRQAGNGPQTGSFPSPTHQQER from the coding sequence GTGCAGGGACGTTTCAAGAGGGATGGCAGCGCTTCGGCCGAGCCGGAGCCGCACGGCGGGACTGGCCCGATGGCAGTCGGCTCCTCGCCCCAGCACGCCCAGAACCCGGGCCATGCTCCGTCCGGCGACGGCGGTGAGCGCTCCGGGCGCCCCGGCGCGTCCGCGTCGTCGAGTTCTCCCACGCCCACTCCGACGGTGAAGCCGCCGGCCGGTCCCCCCGGTCCCGGCTCGCGCGTGGCGCTGCGCAACTGGCGCATCTCCACCCGCCTGGTGGCGCTGCTGACCCTGCCGGTGGTCGCGGCCACCTCGCTGGGCGCGCTGCGCATCAACCAGTCCATGGACGACATCCAGCAGCTCGACAACATGAAGCTGCTGACGGACATGACCAAGCAGGCCACCACGCTGGCCGACCGGCTCCAGGACGAGCGCGACAACTCGGCCGGCCCGCTGTCGCACGGCGGCAAGGCGAACGACTTCGGCGTCACGGGCTACCGGGACAAGACCGACAAGGCCCTCACCGCGTTCCAGGACGCCTCCGAGGAGATCGACGCCGCCACCGCGGACGGCAACCTCGAGGGTGTCCGCGACAGCCTCGTCGGCCTCCTGAGCGACCTCGGCAGCCTCAACAAGATCCGCAACACGGCCTATGCCGAGCGGGGCAACTCGACCCAGACCGTCGAGGCCTACCACCGGCTGATCACCGGCCTCCTCGACCTGTCGCAGGACATGGCGCAGGCCACGAGCAACCCGGAGATGATCCAGCGCACGCGTGCCCTGGCCGCCTTCTCCGCCTCCCAGGAGTACGCCTCGGTCCAGCGCGCCGTGCTCGCCGCGGCCCTGCCGGTGGGCAACTCCGTCACCGGCAAGATGTCCGAGAACGACCGGCAGTACGGCAACGCCGCGGTCGACAACGAGGACCGCGAAGAGTCGACCTTCCGCAGCATCTACGGCAACGACGCCGCCGACGAGCTGCTCCAGCCGATCGACAAGGGCAACCCCGTCATCGAGGAGGCCGACACCTACGCCCGCCGCGCGCTCAACTCCAGCACGGGTCTGCAGTCCCTGGACAAGCGCTCGTACCGGGACTGGATCGACGACAGCTCGACCAAGATCAAGCAGATGAACAACATCGAGCACACGCTGCTCGAGGACATGGAGCAGAAGGCGCGTGAGCTGCGCTCCGAGTCCGAGCGCGAGGCGATCATCTCCGGTGCGCTCATCCTGCTCGTGCTGGGCGTGTCGCTGGTCGGCGCGTTCGTCGTCGCCCGGTCCATGATCCGCTCGCTGCGCCGCCTCCAGGAGACCGCCACCAAGGTCGCCCAGGACCGGCTGCCCGAGCTGGTCAAGCAGCTGTCCGAGTCCGACCCGCAGGACGTCGACACGTCCGTGGAGTCGGTCGGTGTGCACTCCCGCGACGAGATCGGCCAGGTGGCCGCGGCCTTCGACGACGTGCACCGCGAGGCGGTCCGCCTCGCCGCCGAGCAGGCCCTGCTGCGGGGCAACGTCAACGCGATGTTCACCAACCTCTCGCGCCGCTCCCAGGGCCTCATCCAGCGTCAGCTCTCGCTCATCTCCGAACTGGAGTCCCGCGAGGCCGACCCGGACCAGCTGTCCTCGCTCTTCAAGCTCGACCACCTCGCGACCCGCATGCGCCGTAACGGCGAGAACCTCCTCGTCCTCGCCGGCGAGGAGCCCGGCCGCCGCTGGACCCGGCCGGTCCCGCTGGTCGACGTCCTGCGCGCCGCCGCCTCCGAGGTGGAGCAGTACGAGCGCATCGAGCTCTCCTCCGTGCCCACCACCGAAGTGGCCGGCCGGGTCGTCAACGACCTCGTGCACCTGCTCGCCGAGCTGCTGGAGAACGCCACGTCGTTCTCCTCCCCGCAGACCAAGGTCAAGGTCACCGGTCACGCGCTGCCCGACGGCCGCGTGCTGATCGAGATCCACGACACCGGCATCGGCCTGTCCCCCGAGGACCTCGCCGCGATCAACGAGCGGCTCGCCTCGCCGCCGACCGTGGACGTGTCCGTCTCCCGGCGCATGGGTCTGTTCGTGGTCGGCCGGCTGTCGCAGCGTCACGGCATCCGCATCCAGCTGCGCCCGTCCGACTCCGGTGGCACGACCGCGCTGGTCATGCTGCCCGTGGACGTCGCCCAGGGCGGCAAGAAGCCCCAGCCCAAGCCCGGCCAGGGCGGCTCGGCCGGCGGTCCCGCCGCCGCGCAGGCCGCCGCCGGCGTCGCCGCCGCGCGTCGTCAGAACGGCTCGCAGGGCGGTGCGCTCGGTGCGGGCGCCCCGAACGGCGGCGGCGCCCTCGGCGCCGGTTCCGGCGGGGGCGGCCGGCTCGCCGGCGGCCAGGGTCCCCGGGCCGCGCTGCCCGGCCGTGACAGCGGTGGCCGTCCCGGCGGCCAGCCGCCGCGCGGACCGCAGCAGCCTCCGCTCTCCCCCCAGCAGGGCCGTCCGGCTCCGGCCGGCGCCGGCTTCGGCGGCCAGGCGCCGGGCGCGCCGCAGGGCATGCAGGCCGCCGGCACGGGCACGCAGGGCACGGACATGTTCGGCGGCGGACGTCCGCCGCAGCAGCGGGGCGCCAAGAACGAGCAGGGCGGCCGCGGCCGTCAGCCGCAGCTGCCGCCGCGCGGGGGTCCGCGCGCCGAGCTGCCCGGCGGCAACCCGCAGCCGCGCGTGACCAGCTGGGGCGACGAGAACGCCCAGCCGCCGGTGCCGCGCACCCCGCTGGACGCTCCGCGCGGCCACGAGGAGCCGGACGTCGCCCAGACGTCGCGGATGCCGCGCATCGACGACCGGCAGGGTCCCGGCGCCACCGCCGAGATACCCGCCGTCCCGCGGATGGACGAGCGCCAGGGCCCGGCGGGCCCCGCCGACTTCGGCCGTCCGGTCGCGAACGGGCTGCAGAGCACGGGCCAGTTCCCGGCTGTGAGCGCCCCGCAGGGCGGTTACGACGGACGCCAGGACACGGGCCAGTTCCAGCGTCCGGGCCTGAACGGCGTCAACGGCGCCAGCGGTGCGAACGGGCAGCAGGACGGCGGCCGCTTCGAACGGCCCGGCACGTCCGGCCGCCCGGACGACAACGGCTTCACCCGCTCCGACGTCTTCGGTGCCCCGGGCGGGCAGAACGCCCCCGCGAACCCCGGCCAGTACGCCCCGCAGGCCTACGACAACGGCTCCACCGGTCAGTACGCCGCCCCCGGCTACGACGGCTCCGGCACCGGGCAGCACGCGCTGCCCGACCGCCAGGACCCCTCGGCCGCGGGCCGGTTCGCCGCTCCGCAGCAGGACGGCTACGGCACTCCGGACCGGCCGGAGGCCCTGCCGCCGGCCGGTCCGGGCGACGGCCGCACCCCGCTGTACGACACGCTGGAGACCAACTGGTTCCACGGTCAGCAGGCGGGCGGCACGGCCCCGGAGCCCCAGCAGTCGCAGCCGCAGCAGCCGGCTCCGGCCGCACCCCAGCGTCCCGCCGCCACTGCCTCCTGGCGCACCTCGCCGAACGACGAACTCGTCCGGCAGGCAGAGCGTGTCAGGCAGCCGGCCGCGGGCGGCGTCACCACCTCCGGTCTGCCGCGCCGGGTGCCCAGGGCGAACCTCGTCCCGGGCACCGCTCAGCAGCAACAGCACCAAAGCGGTCCGCAGGTCTCGCGTGCGCCTGACGACGTACGCGGCCGGCTGACCAATCTCCGTCGGGGCATCGCACAGGGTCGACAGGCCGGCAACGGCCCCCAGACCGGCAGTTTCCCCAGCCCCACTCACCAGCAGGAGCGTTAG
- a CDS encoding fumarylacetoacetate hydrolase family protein, which translates to MRIARFSIDGNVAFGAVEGDKPDELVLDIIKGIPFTDFELSGTKVPLSKVRLLPPVLPNKVVAFGRNYAEHARELGNEVPDAPFAFFKPSTSVIGDGDAIQYPSFSAEVHHEAELAVVIGRLCREVPRERVKDVIFGYTCANDVTARDVQKREKQWARAKGFDTSCPLGPWVETGLDLKTAGDLTVQLTVNGAQRQLGRTSEMIHSIEDLIVNITEAMTLLPGDVILTGTPAGVGPLAVGDEVAVTIEGIGTLTNKVVKRG; encoded by the coding sequence GTGCGCATCGCCAGGTTCTCCATCGACGGGAACGTCGCCTTCGGCGCGGTCGAGGGCGACAAGCCGGACGAGCTCGTCCTCGACATCATCAAGGGCATCCCGTTCACGGACTTCGAGCTCTCCGGCACCAAGGTGCCGCTGAGCAAGGTCCGGCTGCTCCCGCCCGTGCTGCCCAACAAGGTCGTCGCCTTCGGCCGCAACTACGCCGAACACGCGCGCGAGCTGGGCAACGAGGTCCCGGACGCGCCGTTCGCCTTCTTCAAGCCGTCCACCTCCGTGATCGGCGACGGCGACGCCATCCAGTACCCGTCCTTCTCCGCGGAGGTCCACCACGAGGCCGAGCTGGCCGTCGTCATCGGCCGGCTGTGCCGCGAGGTGCCCCGCGAACGCGTCAAGGACGTGATCTTCGGCTACACCTGCGCCAACGACGTCACCGCCCGCGACGTGCAGAAGCGCGAGAAGCAGTGGGCCCGCGCGAAGGGCTTCGACACCTCTTGCCCCCTCGGCCCCTGGGTGGAGACCGGCCTGGACCTGAAGACCGCGGGCGACCTCACCGTCCAGCTCACGGTCAACGGCGCCCAGCGGCAGCTCGGCCGCACCAGCGAGATGATCCACTCCATCGAGGATCTGATCGTCAACATCACCGAGGCCATGACGCTGCTCCCCGGCGACGTGATCCTCACGGGCACCCCGGCAGGGGTCGGCCCCCTGGCTGTCGGCGACGAGGTCGCCGTCACCATCGAAGGCATCGGCACTCTCACCAACAAGGTTGTCAAGCGTGGCTAG
- the gltX gene encoding glutamate--tRNA ligase: protein MASASGSPVRVRFCPSPTGNPHVGLVRTALFNWAFAKHHRGTLVFRIEDTDAARDSEESYAQLLDSMRWLGFDWDEGPEVGGPHAPYRQSQRMDLYRDVADKLLQAGHAYRCYCSQEELDTRREAARAAGKPSGYDGHCRDLSAGQVEEYTAQGRTPIVRFRMPDETITFTDLVRGELTFTPENVPDYGIVRANGAPLYTLVNPVDDALMEITHVLRGEDLLSSTPRQVALYKALIELGIAKSVPAFGHLPYVMGEGNKKLSKRDPESSLNLYRERGFLPEGLLNYLSLLGWSLSADQDIFTMDEMTAAFDIADVNPNPARFDLKKAEAINADHIRLLDVKDFTERCAPWLKAPAAPWAPEDFDEAKWQAIAPHAQTRLKVLSEITDNVDFLFLPEPVVDEASWTKAMKEGSDALLTTAREKLDAADWSSAESLKEAVLAAGEAHGLKLGKAQAPVRVAVTGRTVGLPLFESLEILGRDRTLARIDAALAKLAA, encoded by the coding sequence GTGGCTAGCGCATCAGGCTCCCCCGTACGCGTCCGTTTCTGCCCCTCGCCCACCGGCAACCCCCACGTGGGCCTGGTCCGCACCGCCCTGTTCAACTGGGCGTTCGCCAAGCACCACCGGGGCACGCTGGTCTTCCGCATCGAGGACACCGACGCGGCCCGCGACTCCGAGGAGTCCTACGCCCAGCTGCTGGACTCGATGCGCTGGCTGGGCTTCGACTGGGACGAGGGCCCCGAGGTCGGCGGCCCGCACGCGCCGTACCGCCAGTCGCAGCGCATGGACCTCTACAGGGACGTCGCCGACAAGCTCCTGCAAGCCGGGCACGCGTACCGCTGCTACTGCTCGCAGGAGGAACTGGACACCCGCCGCGAGGCCGCCCGCGCCGCCGGCAAGCCGTCCGGCTACGACGGCCACTGCCGCGACCTGAGCGCCGGGCAGGTCGAGGAGTACACGGCCCAGGGCCGCACGCCCATCGTCCGCTTCCGGATGCCCGACGAGACGATCACCTTCACCGACCTGGTGCGCGGCGAGCTGACGTTCACCCCGGAGAACGTCCCCGACTACGGCATCGTCCGCGCGAACGGCGCCCCGCTGTACACGCTGGTCAACCCGGTGGACGACGCGCTGATGGAGATCACGCACGTGCTGCGCGGCGAGGACCTGCTGTCCTCCACGCCCCGCCAGGTCGCCCTCTACAAGGCGCTGATCGAGCTGGGCATCGCGAAGTCCGTGCCCGCCTTCGGTCACCTGCCGTACGTGATGGGCGAGGGCAACAAGAAGCTCTCCAAGCGCGACCCGGAGTCGTCCCTCAACCTCTACCGCGAGCGCGGCTTCCTCCCCGAGGGCCTGCTCAACTACCTCTCGCTCCTCGGCTGGTCGCTCTCGGCCGACCAGGACATCTTCACGATGGACGAGATGACGGCGGCCTTCGACATCGCCGACGTCAACCCCAACCCGGCGCGTTTCGACCTGAAGAAGGCCGAGGCGATCAACGCCGACCACATCCGCCTGCTGGACGTGAAGGACTTCACCGAGCGCTGCGCCCCCTGGCTGAAGGCCCCCGCCGCCCCCTGGGCGCCGGAGGACTTCGACGAGGCGAAGTGGCAGGCGATCGCCCCGCACGCCCAGACCCGCCTGAAGGTCCTCTCCGAGATCACCGACAACGTCGACTTCCTCTTCCTGCCGGAACCCGTCGTCGACGAGGCGTCCTGGACGAAGGCGATGAAGGAGGGCAGCGACGCCCTGCTGACCACGGCGCGCGAGAAGCTCGACGCGGCGGACTGGTCCTCGGCCGAGTCCCTGAAGGAGGCCGTCCTGGCCGCCGGCGAGGCCCACGGCCTCAAGCTCGGCAAGGCCCAGGCCCCCGTCCGCGTCGCCGTCACCGGCCGCACCGTAGGCCTGCCCCTCTTCGAGTCCCTGGAGATCCTGGGCAGGGACAGGACGCTGGCCCGCATCGACGCCGCCCTGGCGAAGCTCGCCGCGTAG